A single region of the Cyanobacteria bacterium FACHB-DQ100 genome encodes:
- a CDS encoding L,D-transpeptidase, with protein MQRKTVWCVGVLLACAALVSPQPSFSKPVTEPVPESQQIAQPLRLEIRLKQRRVNVYQGDRRVKTYPIAVGRPGWETPIGTYTVKQKIRNPEWIHPLNGSKVPGGDPENPLGQYWIGFWTDGKNWIGFHGTPNPESVGTAASHGCIRMYNRDVEELFGKVGLGTEVVVKN; from the coding sequence ATGCAGCGAAAAACAGTGTGGTGTGTAGGAGTTTTGCTTGCTTGTGCAGCGCTAGTAAGTCCCCAACCGAGTTTCTCGAAACCTGTTACTGAACCCGTTCCAGAATCACAGCAGATCGCACAACCTTTGAGATTAGAAATTCGGCTGAAACAACGGCGGGTGAATGTTTATCAGGGCGATCGTCGAGTCAAAACCTACCCGATCGCCGTCGGTCGTCCGGGATGGGAAACCCCGATCGGTACCTATACGGTGAAGCAAAAAATCCGCAATCCCGAATGGATTCATCCCTTAAATGGCTCAAAGGTTCCGGGCGGCGATCCAGAAAATCCACTCGGACAATACTGGATTGGATTTTGGACAGACGGAAAAAACTGGATCGGATTTCACGGGACTCCCAATCCAGAATCCGTCGGCACTGCGGCTTCTCATGGCTGTATTCGGATGTACAACCGCGATGTTGAAGAACTCTTCGGTAAAGTCGGTCTGGGGACAGAGGTAGTCGTCAAAAACTAA
- a CDS encoding glutamyl-tRNA amidotransferase, translating to MEGAVQLAVNGTLMRGLELNQNLLALNAQFLREDQTEPSYRIWSIHDRHPAMLKVKEGGVAIVVEVWAVPASGLAALLVQEPPGLCIGKVRLADGTEVLGVLGEPFLCEGQVEITQYGGWRAYIESQ from the coding sequence ATGGAAGGCGCGGTACAGTTGGCGGTCAATGGAACATTGATGCGCGGCTTAGAACTGAATCAGAATTTATTGGCGCTTAATGCCCAGTTTTTGCGTGAGGATCAGACGGAACCGAGCTATCGGATTTGGTCGATTCACGATCGTCATCCGGCGATGCTGAAAGTGAAAGAAGGCGGAGTTGCGATCGTGGTTGAAGTGTGGGCGGTTCCGGCAAGTGGATTAGCAGCTTTATTGGTGCAAGAGCCACCTGGATTGTGTATTGGAAAAGTTCGGCTCGCAGACGGTACAGAGGTTTTAGGAGTTTTGGGTGAGCCGTTTTTGTGCGAAGGTCAGGTCGAAATCACGCAGTACGGTGGTTGGAGAGCGTATATCGAGAGTCAGTAA
- a CDS encoding competence/damage-inducible protein A, with amino-acid sequence MNAEIISVGTELLLGNILNSNAQFLAQQFAELGIPHYFQTVVGDNPERLKQAIQIASDRANLLVFTGGLGPTPDDLTTETIADFFSTPLIEKAEIVEDIAAKFAQRGRMMTDNNRKQALIPEGAEILHNPIGSAPGMIWQPRSHLTILTFPGVPTEMKRMWHEIAVPYLRQQGCGKEIIVSRTLRFWGISESALAEKVGTFFDLQNPTVAPYANYGEVKLRISAKSASEQVAQELIAPVEQQLRQIADIDCYGADEESLASVVGELLKERQATLSVAESCTGGGLGQMLTRVSGSSAYFWGGVVSYDNSVKERLLGVDPKAIATQGAVSAIVAEQMAAGVRSRLETTWGISITGVAGPGGGSDEKPVGLVYIGLANSEGATSQRYLFGDRGRDWVRQVSACSALDQLRRILLSGA; translated from the coding sequence ATGAATGCAGAAATTATCAGCGTTGGCACCGAACTGCTGTTAGGGAATATTCTCAACTCAAACGCTCAGTTTCTCGCTCAACAGTTCGCTGAACTCGGAATTCCTCATTATTTTCAAACGGTGGTTGGGGATAACCCGGAGCGCTTAAAGCAAGCGATTCAAATTGCCAGCGATCGTGCCAATTTGCTAGTGTTCACAGGGGGATTAGGTCCCACCCCGGACGATTTGACGACCGAAACGATCGCAGACTTCTTCTCAACGCCGCTGATTGAAAAAGCCGAGATTGTTGAAGACATTGCCGCAAAATTCGCTCAGCGTGGTCGCATGATGACCGACAACAACCGCAAGCAAGCGCTGATTCCCGAAGGTGCGGAAATTTTGCACAACCCGATCGGGAGCGCTCCCGGTATGATTTGGCAGCCGCGATCGCATCTAACGATCCTTACTTTTCCGGGTGTGCCTACTGAAATGAAGCGGATGTGGCATGAAATTGCAGTTCCGTATCTCAGACAGCAAGGCTGTGGAAAAGAAATTATTGTCAGCCGCACTTTGCGCTTTTGGGGAATTTCAGAATCAGCTCTGGCTGAGAAAGTTGGTACATTTTTCGATTTGCAGAATCCGACCGTTGCACCTTACGCCAACTACGGCGAAGTTAAGCTCCGAATTTCAGCCAAATCAGCCTCAGAGCAAGTGGCTCAAGAGTTAATTGCGCCTGTTGAACAGCAACTGCGGCAGATTGCAGACATTGATTGTTACGGAGCCGATGAAGAGTCGCTGGCATCAGTGGTGGGTGAACTTCTAAAAGAGCGACAAGCGACTCTGAGCGTCGCCGAATCTTGTACTGGAGGCGGTTTAGGGCAAATGCTCACCCGCGTTTCTGGAAGTTCTGCTTACTTTTGGGGCGGTGTGGTTTCCTACGATAATTCAGTCAAAGAACGGCTTTTAGGCGTTGACCCAAAGGCGATCGCTACTCAAGGAGCGGTGAGCGCGATCGTGGCAGAACAAATGGCAGCCGGAGTGCGATCGCGTTTGGAAACAACCTGGGGAATTAGCATTACAGGGGTGGCTGGGCCCGGAGGCGGCAGCGACGAAAAACCCGTTGGACTGGTCTATATTGGCTTAGCGAACTCAGAAGGCGCAACCAGTCAGCGCTATCTGTTTGGCGATCGTGGACGTGATTGGGTGCGTCAAGTCAGTGCTTGCAGTGCGCTCGACCAGCTTCGACGGATACTATTAAGCGGCGCTTAA
- the aroQ gene encoding type II 3-dehydroquinate dehydratase, with the protein MSSILVLHGPNLNLLGKREPGVYGVVTLEEINQRLKQEARSLQVELTALQSNHEGVLVDAIQAALGEHQGILINPGAYTHTSVAIRDAIAAVDLPTVEIHLSNIHKREEFRHHSYIAPVAIGQICGFGADSYRLGLHALVHYLRQA; encoded by the coding sequence TTGAGCAGTATTTTGGTCCTCCACGGACCAAACCTTAATCTCCTGGGTAAAAGAGAGCCTGGGGTTTACGGTGTGGTTACGCTGGAAGAAATTAATCAGCGCCTGAAGCAAGAAGCGCGATCGCTCCAGGTTGAACTTACAGCGCTGCAATCGAATCATGAAGGTGTTCTAGTGGACGCGATTCAAGCGGCACTCGGAGAACACCAAGGAATTTTAATCAATCCAGGTGCGTATACTCATACGAGCGTGGCAATTCGGGATGCGATCGCTGCGGTCGATCTTCCGACGGTTGAGATCCACCTGAGCAATATTCATAAGCGGGAAGAATTTCGGCATCATTCTTATATTGCGCCCGTTGCGATCGGACAGATCTGTGGATTTGGAGCCGATAGCTACCGTTTGGGGTTACATGCGCTTGTACACTATTTGAGACAAGCTTAG
- the glmU gene encoding bifunctional UDP-N-acetylglucosamine diphosphorylase/glucosamine-1-phosphate N-acetyltransferase GlmU produces MVAVAILAAGRGTRMKSDLPKVLHRLGSRSLLERVLGSASAIAPSRRLVIVGYQSGLVRQSLTEYPESIEFVEQPEQLGTGHAIQQLIPFLEGFDDDLIVLNGDLPLLRSETLTLLLETHRSKGNAATLLAAHVPDPTGYGRVFCDENQILTEIIEDRDCTIEQKQNRRINAGAYCFRWKDLVQVLPKLTPNNQQKEYYITDAVNHFDKVTVVDIADYQEVLGINDRAQLAQAYSILQTRIRDRWMREGVTIIDPASVTIDDTVELEANVTIEPQTHLRGNTVIRAGSQIGPGSLIEDSQIGKNVTVLFSVVRGSVIHANAQIGPYSHLRSPVEIGEGCRVGNFVELKNSKLGERTNAAHLSYLGNATIGKRVNIGAGTITVNYDGVKKYPTTIGDRTKIGSNNCLVAPITIGEDVTTAAGSTITEDLPNDCLAIARARQVVKPGWRRKDTPDQ; encoded by the coding sequence ATGGTAGCGGTTGCAATTCTGGCGGCAGGTCGTGGAACGCGGATGAAATCGGATTTACCCAAGGTGTTGCACCGCTTGGGAAGTCGATCGCTCCTTGAGCGAGTTTTAGGCAGCGCAAGCGCGATCGCGCCATCACGTCGATTGGTAATTGTGGGCTACCAATCAGGGTTAGTCCGTCAGTCGCTCACTGAGTATCCGGAGTCGATCGAGTTTGTTGAACAACCTGAGCAATTGGGAACAGGACACGCCATTCAACAGTTGATCCCATTTCTTGAGGGATTCGATGACGATTTGATTGTGTTAAACGGTGATTTGCCGCTATTGCGTTCTGAAACGCTGACCTTGCTGCTCGAAACTCATCGATCGAAAGGCAATGCCGCAACGCTTCTTGCCGCTCACGTTCCTGACCCAACAGGATATGGGCGCGTGTTTTGTGACGAGAATCAAATTCTGACTGAGATTATTGAAGATCGCGACTGCACGATCGAGCAAAAACAAAATCGCCGGATCAATGCGGGGGCTTACTGTTTTCGCTGGAAAGATCTCGTTCAAGTGCTCCCGAAGCTGACCCCGAATAATCAGCAGAAGGAGTATTACATCACTGATGCCGTGAACCATTTCGATAAAGTTACAGTCGTCGATATCGCGGATTATCAGGAAGTTTTGGGAATTAACGATCGCGCTCAACTGGCTCAGGCTTACTCGATTCTGCAAACGCGGATTCGCGATCGCTGGATGAGGGAAGGCGTGACGATCATCGATCCAGCCAGCGTCACGATCGATGATACGGTCGAGCTTGAGGCGAATGTAACGATCGAGCCGCAAACTCACCTACGTGGGAATACTGTGATCCGAGCAGGGAGCCAGATCGGCCCAGGTAGCTTAATCGAAGACAGCCAGATCGGGAAAAACGTTACCGTGTTGTTTTCCGTTGTTAGGGGCAGTGTGATTCACGCGAACGCCCAGATTGGCCCCTACTCGCATCTGCGATCGCCCGTTGAAATCGGTGAAGGCTGCCGAGTCGGAAATTTCGTTGAACTAAAAAACTCGAAACTAGGCGAACGAACGAATGCAGCGCATTTGTCGTATTTGGGCAATGCCACGATCGGCAAGCGCGTCAATATCGGAGCAGGCACGATTACCGTCAACTACGATGGCGTGAAAAAATACCCAACCACGATCGGCGATCGTACAAAAATTGGCTCCAACAATTGTTTGGTTGCCCCCATTACGATCGGTGAAGATGTCACCACTGCCGCAGGCTCAACCATCACCGAAGATTTACCGAACGATTGTCTGGCGATCGCTCGTGCCCGCCAAGTTGTCAAACCCGGATGGCGCAGAAAGGACACTCCAGATCAGTAA
- the lipA gene encoding lipoyl synthase, whose amino-acid sequence MSPQTNRSAISERRAIVSALPDWLRRSIGSASEISTVQQIIKQRQIHTICEEGRCPNRGECYAQKTATFLLMGPTCTRSCAFCQVDKGHTPMPLDTEEPRKVAESVQLLGLRYVVLTSVARDDLADQGAGWFAETMRQIRVLNPQTQIEVLTPDFWGGRQDGTSPEALQQERIATIVAEKPACYNHNIETIKRLQAPVRRGAKYDRTLRVLQTVKELDPTIPTKSGLMLGHGEMEAEVIETLQDLRTVGCDRVTIGQYMRPSLEHLPVQKYWHPDEFERLGKIAQDMGFSHVRSAPLVRSSYHAGEEA is encoded by the coding sequence ATGTCACCCCAAACGAATCGATCTGCAATTTCTGAGCGTCGTGCGATCGTCTCTGCCCTGCCTGATTGGCTACGCCGTTCGATCGGGAGTGCCAGTGAAATTTCGACGGTGCAGCAAATTATTAAACAGCGGCAGATTCACACGATTTGTGAGGAAGGGCGCTGCCCCAATCGGGGAGAATGCTATGCCCAAAAGACTGCCACGTTTTTACTGATGGGGCCTACCTGTACGCGATCGTGCGCGTTCTGCCAGGTGGATAAAGGACACACACCGATGCCGCTCGACACGGAGGAACCCCGAAAAGTTGCGGAATCGGTACAACTTCTGGGATTGCGATATGTCGTGCTGACCTCAGTAGCGCGAGATGATTTAGCTGATCAAGGCGCGGGTTGGTTTGCGGAAACGATGCGGCAGATTCGCGTGCTCAATCCACAAACTCAAATCGAGGTCTTGACTCCGGATTTCTGGGGCGGACGGCAAGACGGCACTTCACCTGAAGCCTTACAGCAGGAGCGAATCGCGACGATCGTGGCTGAAAAGCCCGCTTGCTACAATCACAACATCGAAACGATCAAGCGGCTACAGGCTCCGGTGCGACGTGGTGCTAAGTACGATCGCACTCTCCGAGTCTTGCAAACAGTGAAGGAACTCGATCCCACGATCCCGACAAAATCTGGCTTGATGTTGGGACATGGAGAAATGGAAGCAGAAGTGATCGAAACGCTGCAAGATCTAAGAACGGTCGGCTGCGATCGCGTCACGATCGGGCAGTATATGCGTCCATCGCTAGAGCATCTCCCAGTGCAGAAATATTGGCATCCTGACGAATTTGAGCGTTTAGGCAAGATTGCACAAGACATGGGGTTTTCTCATGTGCGATCGGCTCCGTTAGTTCGCAGTTCATACCATGCTGGCGAGGAAGCCTAA
- a CDS encoding pyridoxamine 5'-phosphate oxidase family protein — protein MSLAPWRSILAGALHRNRSLPYARYVQLATVRPDGRPANRTIVFRGFLDDTNQLKFVSDDRSEKPKHIEHCPWAEVCWYFPNTREQFRIAGKLSLIDHTNSDQRLQTARQQIWQELSDSARTQFAWAHPGQPRAGDETFSPPAPSPSDPLQQFCLLLLNPTDVDHLELRGNPQNRYQYHLNSEDWIVEAVNP, from the coding sequence ATGTCCTTAGCTCCTTGGCGTTCTATTCTGGCGGGTGCGCTTCATCGCAATCGCTCTCTGCCTTATGCTCGGTATGTCCAACTTGCAACGGTTAGACCCGATGGCAGACCTGCAAATCGTACGATCGTCTTTCGCGGCTTCCTGGATGACACAAATCAGCTTAAATTTGTCAGCGACGATCGCAGCGAAAAGCCAAAGCACATCGAACATTGCCCTTGGGCTGAGGTCTGCTGGTACTTTCCAAACACTCGCGAACAGTTCCGCATTGCGGGAAAACTGAGCCTAATCGACCATACAAATTCAGACCAGCGACTGCAAACAGCACGACAACAAATATGGCAAGAGCTATCAGATAGCGCTAGAACTCAGTTTGCTTGGGCGCATCCAGGACAGCCCCGCGCAGGAGACGAAACCTTTTCCCCTCCTGCACCCAGCCCAAGTGATCCACTCCAGCAGTTTTGTCTACTTCTGCTGAATCCAACTGATGTGGATCATCTAGAATTACGCGGCAATCCACAGAATCGCTATCAGTATCACTTAAACTCAGAAGACTGGATTGTTGAAGCAGTCAACCCTTAA
- a CDS encoding undecaprenyl/decaprenyl-phosphate alpha-N-acetylglucosaminyl 1-phosphate transferase has protein sequence MPFFAAFLISFLVVLVATPIINRFGKRVGLVDQPNHRKVHQRPMVRLGGVAMFLGVVIALLIVWWIGGFGLLKPTKESEVWGLAIGGIAFFLIGLADDLFNLSPKTRLILQVVVAGLAWESGVQIDFLTNPIAGLVSLPEWASLPITVIWLVGMANAINWIDGLDGLAAGVSGIAAFVMFWTCLFMQQPQAALFAAALAGATFGFLRYNFNPAQIFMGDGGAYFIGFMLAGVGVIGLVKSVTTVAVLLPYVILAVPILDMSAVILDRIRRGKSPFVADKRHLHHRLLKAGLSQRLAVLFIYSLTLWAGSLAMAVSGMPSGVGYAIAATIILSVTSWQVWRTAR, from the coding sequence ATGCCGTTTTTTGCCGCATTTCTGATTTCATTCCTGGTTGTTCTTGTTGCAACCCCAATCATTAACCGTTTTGGTAAGCGCGTAGGATTGGTAGATCAGCCAAATCACCGCAAAGTTCATCAACGACCGATGGTTCGTCTCGGCGGCGTGGCGATGTTTCTGGGAGTGGTGATTGCTCTATTAATCGTTTGGTGGATAGGTGGCTTTGGACTGCTCAAACCGACGAAAGAATCAGAGGTTTGGGGCTTGGCGATCGGCGGGATTGCCTTCTTTTTGATTGGGCTGGCGGATGATTTGTTCAATCTGTCTCCCAAAACTCGGTTGATTTTGCAGGTTGTAGTTGCGGGATTAGCTTGGGAGTCGGGGGTGCAGATTGATTTCTTAACCAATCCGATCGCAGGGCTGGTTTCACTTCCAGAATGGGCAAGTTTGCCAATTACCGTCATCTGGCTCGTCGGCATGGCAAATGCGATTAACTGGATTGATGGACTCGATGGACTCGCAGCAGGCGTTTCAGGAATCGCCGCCTTTGTAATGTTCTGGACTTGCTTATTTATGCAGCAGCCCCAAGCAGCGCTGTTTGCGGCAGCACTTGCAGGAGCGACCTTCGGATTTTTGCGCTACAACTTCAATCCGGCTCAGATCTTCATGGGTGATGGAGGTGCGTATTTTATCGGCTTTATGCTGGCGGGGGTGGGTGTGATTGGCTTGGTGAAGAGCGTCACTACCGTTGCCGTGCTGCTTCCGTATGTGATTTTGGCAGTGCCCATTTTGGATATGTCCGCCGTAATTTTAGATCGCATTCGTCGCGGTAAATCCCCGTTTGTTGCCGATAAACGTCACCTGCATCACCGATTGCTGAAAGCTGGATTGTCTCAGCGTTTAGCCGTGCTGTTTATCTATTCGCTGACTCTATGGGCAGGAAGTTTGGCGATGGCAGTCTCCGGGATGCCGAGCGGAGTTGGATATGCGATCGCCGCGACCATCATCTTGAGCGTAACCAGTTGGCAAGTGTGGCGGACAGCAAGATGA
- a CDS encoding alpha/beta hydrolase: MALPTVILPGYLAGANDYREMQQTLIDLGISAVTVPLVKRDWLPTLGGRSILPILEALDRTVQQVRQTYATEKINLVGHSAGGWISRIYLGENAYDVHGMSSDRTYVWQAHQFVSTLVTLGTPQTSYERWTLKNLNFVNFTYPGAFYPQVKYVCVAGKSIFGARRLGSWLAYSSYQLTGGRGDTWGDGITPIEAAHLEGAENLIYEGVSHSPRSPGRWYGSAEVVKQWATHLN, from the coding sequence ATGGCACTGCCGACTGTGATTTTACCGGGGTATCTTGCGGGCGCAAACGATTACCGCGAGATGCAGCAAACGTTAATTGACCTCGGAATTTCAGCCGTGACGGTTCCCTTAGTAAAACGAGATTGGTTGCCAACCTTGGGCGGTCGATCGATACTGCCGATTCTAGAAGCGCTCGATCGTACCGTTCAACAAGTCCGGCAAACTTACGCCACCGAGAAAATCAATCTGGTTGGACACTCAGCAGGCGGGTGGATTTCGCGCATTTATCTGGGTGAGAACGCGTATGATGTGCATGGAATGAGCAGCGATCGCACCTATGTCTGGCAAGCGCATCAGTTTGTTTCAACGCTGGTGACACTCGGTACACCGCAAACGAGTTATGAACGCTGGACGCTAAAGAATCTGAATTTCGTCAATTTTACTTATCCCGGTGCGTTTTATCCGCAAGTGAAATATGTCTGTGTCGCGGGTAAATCCATTTTTGGAGCGCGGCGGTTGGGTAGTTGGCTTGCCTACAGCAGCTATCAACTCACTGGAGGACGGGGCGATACTTGGGGCGATGGCATTACGCCGATCGAAGCCGCTCATCTCGAAGGCGCGGAGAATTTGATTTACGAAGGGGTGAGTCATTCACCGCGATCGCCCGGACGCTGGTATGGCTCTGCGGAAGTTGTCAAACAGTGGGCAACTCATCTCAATTGA
- a CDS encoding serine hydroxymethyltransferase, which translates to MLQQELQRQRDHLELIASENFTSPAVMEAQGSVLTNKYAEGLPSKRYYGGCEFVDRAEQLAIDRAKELFGAAHANVQPHSGAQANFAVFLTLLQPGDTIMGMDLSHGGHLTHGSPVNVSGKWFNVKHYGVSQTTERLDYDQIRELALEHRPKLLICGYSAYPRVIEFEKFRAIADEVGAYLLADIAHIAGLVATGHHPSPIPYCDVVTTTTHKTLRGPRGGLILTRDAELGKQLDKAVFPGSQGGPLEHVIAGKAAAFGEALKPEFKTYSGQVIENARAMATQLQNRGFKLVSDGTDNHLMLVDLRSINMTGKVADQLVSGVNITANKNTVPFDPASPFVTSGLRLGSPAMTTRGMGTAEFTEIANIIADRLLSPEDESVAQDCRRRVAALCDRFPLYPHLSAQVPALV; encoded by the coding sequence ATGCTGCAACAAGAACTGCAACGCCAGCGAGATCACCTAGAACTGATTGCCAGCGAAAACTTCACCTCTCCTGCGGTGATGGAGGCTCAAGGATCAGTCTTGACCAATAAGTACGCCGAAGGTCTCCCTTCAAAACGCTATTACGGTGGCTGTGAATTTGTCGATCGCGCTGAACAACTCGCAATCGATCGGGCAAAAGAACTGTTCGGAGCCGCACACGCAAACGTGCAGCCCCACTCCGGCGCACAAGCAAACTTTGCCGTGTTTCTGACGCTACTCCAGCCCGGAGACACGATCATGGGCATGGATTTGTCGCACGGTGGACACCTGACCCACGGATCGCCTGTAAATGTCTCTGGTAAGTGGTTTAACGTTAAACATTACGGCGTGAGTCAAACCACCGAGCGCTTAGACTATGACCAAATTCGAGAACTGGCACTGGAACATCGCCCGAAACTGCTGATTTGCGGCTATTCAGCGTATCCGCGTGTGATCGAGTTCGAGAAATTTAGAGCGATCGCCGATGAAGTCGGAGCCTACTTGTTAGCCGACATCGCTCATATTGCAGGATTAGTCGCAACGGGACATCATCCGAGTCCAATCCCCTACTGTGATGTCGTCACGACCACCACGCATAAAACCCTACGCGGGCCTAGAGGTGGATTGATTCTCACCCGCGATGCCGAACTCGGTAAGCAGTTAGATAAAGCGGTCTTCCCCGGTAGCCAAGGCGGCCCCTTGGAGCATGTGATTGCGGGTAAAGCAGCCGCCTTTGGAGAAGCACTGAAGCCGGAATTTAAGACCTATTCAGGTCAAGTGATTGAGAACGCAAGAGCAATGGCAACTCAGCTTCAAAATCGCGGCTTTAAGCTAGTTTCTGATGGTACTGACAACCATTTGATGCTAGTGGATTTGCGATCGATCAACATGACCGGAAAAGTGGCAGATCAGCTCGTCAGTGGCGTGAACATTACCGCGAACAAGAACACCGTTCCCTTTGATCCCGCTTCTCCGTTTGTCACGAGCGGTCTGAGACTGGGTTCGCCCGCGATGACCACACGCGGCATGGGTACAGCAGAATTCACGGAGATTGCGAATATCATCGCCGATCGCTTACTTAGCCCTGAAGACGAGAGCGTTGCTCAAGATTGTCGTCGTCGCGTTGCCGCACTATGCGATCGCTTCCCGCTTTACCCCCATCTCAGTGCTCAAGTTCCGGCGTTAGTGTAA
- a CDS encoding DUF2470 domain-containing protein: MSESVSEAFSPAVSDRICSHMNKDHGDAVLVYAQYFGKVKDATTAEMKSIDEKGMDLLAQVNEETVPVRVTFDRTLKDAKEAHIILVEMLKRVRPSD; encoded by the coding sequence ATGTCTGAATCCGTCAGTGAAGCCTTTTCGCCTGCGGTGAGCGATCGCATTTGTAGCCACATGAATAAAGATCATGGCGATGCGGTGCTGGTTTACGCGCAATATTTTGGCAAGGTCAAGGATGCAACGACTGCTGAAATGAAGTCGATTGATGAAAAAGGCATGGATCTTTTGGCACAGGTAAACGAAGAAACGGTTCCGGTGCGCGTGACGTTCGATCGCACTCTAAAAGACGCAAAAGAAGCGCACATTATTCTGGTAGAAATGCTGAAGCGCGTTCGACCGAGCGACTAG
- a CDS encoding response regulator has protein sequence MASHKVIVIDDSAVIRNMVRDMLPKGNFEVLEAKDGLQGINLIRQERPTLIMLDFLLPRMSGWEVYQQIQGTAELQTIPLVLMSGRKEEVAEKLQEPFEYFEFVQKPFDQKGLIEAIKAAMAKAKRRPAPLPSPQAAPVATASEAAQIEALNQKVAKMQAEIDGLKKQMGQLLTFVKQKLK, from the coding sequence GTGGCAAGTCACAAAGTCATAGTCATCGATGATAGCGCCGTGATTCGGAACATGGTGCGAGATATGTTGCCGAAAGGTAACTTTGAAGTGTTGGAAGCCAAGGATGGTTTGCAAGGAATTAACTTAATTCGGCAGGAGCGTCCGACGCTGATCATGCTGGATTTCCTGCTCCCTCGAATGAGCGGTTGGGAAGTTTATCAGCAAATCCAGGGTACCGCTGAACTGCAAACAATTCCTTTGGTGCTGATGTCCGGGCGCAAAGAAGAAGTAGCAGAGAAGCTACAAGAGCCGTTTGAGTATTTTGAGTTTGTGCAGAAGCCGTTTGACCAGAAGGGTCTGATTGAGGCAATCAAGGCTGCAATGGCAAAGGCGAAACGCCGTCCAGCGCCGTTGCCTTCGCCGCAAGCGGCTCCAGTTGCGACCGCGTCTGAAGCGGCTCAAATTGAAGCGCTGAATCAGAAAGTTGCAAAAATGCAGGCTGAGATTGATGGCTTGAAGAAGCAGATGGGTCAGCTCTTGACCTTTGTGAAGCAGAAGTTGAAGTAA
- a CDS encoding PEP-CTERM sorting domain-containing protein produces MVSEQSPTSRQCVRRQPLFRCTPPENPDRRRNRLTTIAFTLSLGWLTSSLVLPARAADLSIGNQGIRVNRNATLETDFVESHGAYQSTFGVINLTTNEKTPLLIETKPSDNPETIFRPSTKIDDVGSQQDFSGTPGNAVPQPRGKYTFQPNNDYVFYLESSFNGRPTGILYSTDRLNPNAEQHVRFTGNITELCQTGGMQIGWDDTGSRIVRNRPAQDRDYDDFIVRLRDTACPVGGGEPPPVVSGAGTPPVAQIPPVAPIAGGGGGGFLTPLLIAGGIAGLALGLSGDSDSGDSSPPIDIGGGGTGGGGGGGTGGGGGGGPTEPIPEPMTILGSGAAIGFATLMQRRRAKKKKKD; encoded by the coding sequence ATGGTGTCAGAACAAAGTCCTACTTCAAGGCAGTGTGTGAGGAGGCAGCCTTTATTCCGCTGTACTCCACCTGAAAATCCGGATCGGCGTAGAAATCGTCTTACCACGATCGCATTTACGCTCTCATTGGGATGGTTAACCAGCAGTTTAGTGCTGCCTGCACGGGCTGCGGATCTGTCGATCGGCAACCAAGGTATCCGAGTCAATCGAAATGCAACTTTAGAAACCGATTTTGTCGAGTCTCACGGCGCATATCAATCCACGTTCGGCGTGATCAACTTGACCACGAATGAGAAAACGCCCCTGCTGATAGAAACCAAACCCTCGGATAATCCCGAAACAATTTTCCGACCGTCTACCAAAATTGATGATGTCGGCAGTCAGCAAGACTTCAGCGGAACTCCCGGAAATGCAGTTCCCCAACCCAGAGGGAAGTACACATTCCAACCGAATAACGATTACGTTTTCTACCTAGAGTCTTCATTCAATGGCAGACCTACAGGTATTCTCTATTCCACCGATCGCTTAAATCCCAACGCCGAACAGCACGTTCGGTTCACAGGCAATATCACGGAGTTATGCCAAACTGGAGGAATGCAGATTGGATGGGATGATACGGGGTCAAGAATTGTGCGAAACCGTCCAGCACAAGACCGCGACTATGATGACTTTATTGTGAGGCTGCGAGATACTGCCTGTCCCGTTGGAGGGGGTGAACCCCCTCCTGTGGTATCAGGTGCTGGGACACCTCCGGTGGCTCAAATTCCCCCTGTTGCACCGATCGCTGGCGGCGGTGGCGGTGGATTCTTAACACCGCTCCTGATTGCAGGCGGAATTGCAGGATTAGCCCTTGGGCTGAGCGGCGATAGCGACAGCGGCGATTCCTCTCCCCCGATCGACATTGGCGGCGGCGGTACTGGCGGCGGCGGCGGTGGCGGTACTGGCGGCGGTGGGGGTGGCGGTCCCACAGAGCCAATTCCAGAGCCGATGACGATTCTTGGATCAGGGGCAGCGATCGGATTTGCAACCCTAATGCAGCGCCGCCGCGCTAAGAAAAAGAAAAAAGACTAA